The following are from one region of the Strix aluco isolate bStrAlu1 chromosome 30, bStrAlu1.hap1, whole genome shotgun sequence genome:
- the LOC141916674 gene encoding uncharacterized protein LOC141916674 has protein sequence MAQLQENINGIVAAFYVCARSDSNCSPLSREELRQLIEQEFADALENPQDPKTIKKVLCFLDDDSNCRVDFSELLSLVFRMAKACYKPLQQHQAPEDGQEPTAQEKTGGEQLSGLHAAGRVSSNQQVPEQGVNNQVQDTETQDQDNHQTQEGETSKQDQDNHQTQEGETSEQDQDNDQTQEGETSKQDQENDQTQEGETSKQDQDNDQTQEDETSKLDQDNHQDDWTEAPEGDPERDEIVDTATSEQDRDTHKDEETETPKQDPKTHQAQETEAPGQGSNHHQSPETEAAQQDLNFPSETQGSDPNNKTQVCEAPQQDPNPGKTQKLLRPQRGASPRWDLKPWGTCHDPAHHQLPESKVLELEHSGAEAPSCPAQQQQDAHHQRQPPIEQQLLQPLYQWPPQQ, from the exons ATGGCCCagctccaggaaaacatcaatgGCATTGTTGCTGCTTTCTACGTGTGTGCCAGAAGCGACAGCAACTGCAGCCCCCTGAGCAGGGAGGAGCTGAGGCAGCTCATTGAGCAGGAGTTTGCAGATGCGTTGGAG AACCCCCAGGACCCCAAAACCATCAAGAAGGTGCTGTGCTTCCTGGATGATGACAGCAACTGCAGGGTTGACTTCAGCGAGTTGCTCAGCCTGGTTTTCCGCATGGCCAAGGCTTGTTACAAGCCACTCCAGCAGCACCAGGCACCAGAAGATGGTCAAGAGCCAACAGCACAAGAGAAGACAGGTGGGGAGCAGCTGTCGGGGCTACATGCAGCAGGGAGAGTCTCAAGCAACCAGCAGGTCCCTGAGCAGGGTGTGAACAATCAGGTCCAGGACACTGAGACACAGGACCAGGACAACCATCAAACCCAGGAGGGTGAGACATCAAAGCAGGACCAGGACAACCATCAAACCCAGGAGGGTGAGACATCAGAGCAGGACCAGGACAATGATCAAACCCAGGAGGGTGAGACATCAAAGCAGGACCAGGAAAATGATCAAACCCAGGAGGGTGAGACATCAAAGCAGGACCAGGACAATGATCAAACCCAGGAGGATGAGACATCAAAGCTGGACCAGGACAACCATCAAGATGACTGGACTGAAGCACCAGAAGGGGATCCAGAGAGAGATGAGATAGTGGACACTGCAACCTCAGAGCAGGACAGAGATACCCATAAGGATGAAGAGACTGAGACACCAAAACAGGACCCAAAAACCCACCAGGCCCAAGAAACAGAGGCACCAGGACAGGGTTCAAACCACCATCAGAGCCCAGAGACtgaggcagcacagcaggacCTCAATTTTCCCTCTGAGACACAAGGAAGTGACCCAAACAACAAGACTCAGGTCTGTGAGGCCCCTCAGCAGGACCCCAACCCTGGCAAGACCCAGAAGCTGCTGCGCCCACAGCGGGGTGCAAGCCCCCGTTGGGATCTCAAGCCCTGGGGAACGTGCCATGACCCAGCTCACCATCAGCTCCCTGAATCCAaggtgctggagctggagcacAGCGGGGCAGAGGCTCCGTCTTGTCCAGCACAACAGCAACAAGACGCTCATCACCAAAGACAACCCCCTatagagcagcagctcctgcagcctctgTATCAGTGGCCACCACAGCAGTAA